Proteins co-encoded in one Salvia splendens isolate huo1 chromosome 4, SspV2, whole genome shotgun sequence genomic window:
- the LOC121799400 gene encoding uncharacterized protein LOC121799400, translating into MAAASPVWNTVLKKNSLAVCYNNGEPKFNLLSMLFGHPEMKTETKTEVILISDSTKSLQDGGGRLDTRVKAMKAMSGEGTDSVCSPDGDLIRRLENAYPLRPSKPCGDHKDSLHASSCGSSTPATWWQHYAQ; encoded by the exons ATGGCAGCTGCTTCACCGGTGTGGAATACAGTTCTTAAG AAAAATAGTTTGGCTGTGTGCTACAATAATGGGGAGCCAAAGTTCAACCTGCTATCAATGTTGTTCGGCCACCCTGAGATGAAGACCGAGACGAAGACAGAAGTGATACTCATATCAGACTCCACCAAATCACTTCAGGATGGCGGCGGGAGACTCGACACACGGGTAAAGGCAATGAAAGCAATGTCCGGCGAGGGGACTGACTCTGTCTGTTCACCAGATGGGGACCTCATACGCAGGCTGGAAAATGCATATCCTCTGAGGCCGAGTAAACCATGCGGTGACCACAAAGATTCGCTGCATGCTAGCTCTTGCGGGTCGTCCACCCCGGCTACTTGGTGGCAGCACTACGCCCAGTAG
- the LOC121797642 gene encoding protein FLX-like 4 encodes MDSRRNIPSAYNERERMMRRDQLPPTHYLSTEPLVPELLDRKLATQAVEIEQLTTDNRKLAASYMALRKELADAKVEAEKIRENMRSTQNEGDIQIRILLDKIAKTDADTGVWDTMKRELQVDNAEARRLMSAKLELSVKLEQATKELDITCENIEKNPDMRLELASLRREYQRLRKTFEYGKCTNVEKVEQLKILERDLIGVAEEVDILRAAVLNAETRASGNHFSSYSSSYMNLDGRYPLPYHGNGSYSNSFGIAHPYIVNGALPEVINPYDSVGIAHPHIVNRGPAEMIYPYHNVGFPVGPVGAAWGGFYTSSPVVGAPPFSSPPVSNIVFEEVSDLSNA; translated from the exons ATGGATTCAAGAAGAAACATACCTTCAGCATATAATGAGCGTGAAAGGATGATGCGTCGTGATCAATTACCTCCCACACACTATCTTTCAACAGAACCACTTGTTCCTGAACTACTAGATCGCAAATTGGCCACCCAGGCAGTGGAAATAGAGCAACTTACTACAGACAATCGTAAGCTGGCAGCTAGTTATATGGCCTTGAGGAAAGAACTTGCTGATGCAAAAGTGGAAGcagaaaaaataagagaaaatatgAGAAGCACACAGAATGAAGGTGATATTCAAATTCGCATTTTGTTGGACAAGATTGCAAAAACGGATGCTGATACCGGAGTTTGGGACACAATGAAGAGAGAACTTCAAGTAGACAATGCTGAAGCTCGGAGATTGATGTCAGCTAAGCTAGAGTTGTCTGTAAAACTTGAGCAGGCCACCAAGGAATTGGATATCACATgcgaaaatattgaaaaaaatccGGATATGCGTTTGGAACTTGCTAGCCTGAGGCGAGAATATCAGAGGTTACG CAAGACTTTTGAGTATGGAAAATGCACAAACGTGGAGAAAGTGGAACAACTGAAGATTTTGGAGAGAGACCTGATTGGGGTAGCGGAAGAAGTGGATATTTTGCGTGCTGCGGTGTTGAATGCTGAGACGAGGGCTAGCGGTAATCATTTCTCTTCATATAGCAGTTCGTATATGAACTTGGATGGTAGATATCCACTTCCCTACCACGGTAATGGTAGTTACTCAAACAGTTTCGGTATAGCTCATCCTTATATAGTTAATGGAGCTCTACCAGAGGTGATCAATCCGTATGACAGTGTCGGTATAGCTCATCCTCATATAGTTAATAGAGGTCCAGCGGAGATGATTTATCCATATCACAATGTTGGGTTTCCAGTCGGCCCCGTTGGCGCTGCTTGGGGAGGGTTTTATACTTCCTCACCAGTAGTTGGCGCTCCCCCTTTCAGTTCTCCTCCGGTGAGTAATATTGTTTTTGAAGAGGTTAGTGATCTGTCTAATGCTTAG
- the LOC121801397 gene encoding tetraspanin-8-like, translated as MRVSNNLVGILNLVTLLLSIPIIGGGIWLSKQADTECERFLDKPVIVLGVFVLLVSIAGLVGSCCRVTWLLWVYLLVMFLLILLLFCFTIFAFVVTNKGAGEALSDKGYKEYRLGDYSNWLQDRVNGNWGKIRSCLEDSKICQKLLTDSSTPAADFYKEHLSSLQSGCCKPSNDCNFQYISPTNWTAGTTPASGNPDCGRWSNDANKLCYECNSCKAGLLDNIKSDWKRVAVINIVFLVFLVIVYTVGCCAFRNNREYYSYK; from the exons ATGCGCGTGAGCAACAATCTGGTGGGAATTCTGAACCTGGTGACGCTGCTGCTCTCGATTCCGATAATCGGCGGCGGGATATGGCTCTCCAAGCAGGCGGACACCGAGTGTGAGCGCTTCCTCGACAAGCCGGTGATCGTGCTCGGGGTTTTCGTACTGCTCGTTTCGATCGCCGGGCTGGTGGGGTCGTGCTGCCGCGTGACGTGGCTGCTGTGGGTGTACCTGCTGGTGATgttcctcctcatcctcctgcTCTTCTGCTTCACGATCTTCGCCTTCGTCGTCACCAACAAAGGCGCCGGCGAAGCCCTCTCCGATAAAGGATACAAGGAGTATCGCCTCGGCGATTACTCCAATTGGCTGCAGGATCGAGTCAACGGCAATTGGGGGAAGATCCGGAGCTGTTTGGAGGATAGCAAAATTTGCCAGAAGCTGCTCACCGATAGCTCAACTCCTGCTGCGGATTTCTACAAGGAGCATCTCTCTTCGCTTCAG TCGGGATGCTGCAAGCCGTCGAACGACTGTAACTTCCAGTACATCAGCCCGACAAATTGGACAGCGGGCACGACCCCGGCATCAGGGAATCCAGACTGCGGGAGATGGAGTAACGATGCGAATAAGCTGTGCTACGAGTGCAACTCGTGCAAGGCGGGGCTGCTGGATAACATAAAGAGTGATTGGAAGAGGGTGGCAGTGATCAACATAGTGTTCCTGGTGTTTCTGGTGATTGTCTACACGGTGGGATGCTGCGCCTTCAGGAACAACAGGGAATACTATTCTTATAAATGA